The Cellulomonas sp. S1-8 genomic sequence ATCGCGCCCACGCGCGTCCTCGTCCCCGTCCTGGCCGAGCTCGAGGCCGCCGACGTCGTCGAGCACGACGGCCACGCGCACACCGTCGACAAGGAGGCGTCGGCGGGCATCGTCGCGCTGCGCACCCCCGACGGCCGGACGGCGCTGCCGGTGTTCACGGGCGTCGAGACCATGACGCGGTGGCGCGCCGACGCGCGACCCGTCCCGACGGCGGTGCCGCGCGCCGCGCTGTCGGCCGTCGCCGAGGGCTGGGAGGTCCTGGTCGTCGACGCCGCAGGCCCCACGACCGTCGTCCTGCCGCGGACGGCCGTCTACGCGCTCGCGCAGGGGCTCGCCTGGCGGCCGGCCGTGCAGGACGGTCACGTCGCCGACGACGTCCGGGCGGCGGTGCGCGCGGCGGTCGCCGACGTGCGCCTGGTCGCCCACGCGGACGCGGTGCCCGGTGCGCGTGCCGAGGTCGCCGTCGAGCTCGGGCTGCTCCCCGGCCTCGATCGCCCGACCCTGGACCGCGTCCTTCGGCAGGTGAACGAGGCGCTCGCGCACGACCCGGTCGTCGCCGCGCGCGTCGACTCCCTCGAGCTGCGGGTCCGGCCCGCCTGACCCGGGCGTCAGCGCCGGCGCACCGCCCAGGCCAGCGCACCCACGCAGCCGACCAGCGTCGCGACGACCTGCCAGCCGAGGACCACGCGGTTCACGTCCACCGCCGGCCGCCAGTGCGCACCGTCGTCGTCGACGACGAACACGCCGACGGGTGTGACGTGCGCGGCGAACCCACCACCGCCGCCGTCGCCCGTGCCGTGCGCCGCGCGCCCGCCGGGGCCACCCTCCCGCTGCTCGGTGCCGTGGTCGGCGCCGGGTGTCACGTCGCCGCCGCCGCTGCCCGCACCGGCACCCGTCAGGCCGGTCACACGCGCCACGGGCACGACGAGCTGCCCGTCACGCTCGTACGCCTCGCCGAACACGCGGCGGACGGTGAACGTGTCCTGTGCGACGCGGGTCAGGCCGGCCGGGTCGAAGCTGCGCTCGGTCATCTGACGGATCCCCTCGGTGGCGTGGGCGCGCTCGCGGGCTCAGCCGCAGGTCGGTGCCGGGGCGAACGCCTGGTCGTCACCCAGCATGGCCCGCAGCGTGCTCACGGGCACCAGGTAGCTCATGCCGTCCACGTTCTTGGCGTAGACGACCCCGATGACGCGGCCCTCGGCGTCGAGGGCGGCCGACCCCGAGCTGCCCGGTTCGACCGCCGCGTCGGTGATGAGCACCTCGCCGAGGTTCGCGTTCAACGGGTCGGTGACCGCGGCGTAGACGCGGCCGTCGGTGATGGTCAGCTGGCGGCCCAACGGGTAGCCGACGACGGTGACCGGGTCGCCGACCTGCGGGTCCGCGTCGGCGAGCAAGGGTGCCGCGGGCAGCGCGTCGACCGTGCGGACGACCGCGAGGTCCGCCAGGGCGGCGGTGCTGGCGGCCTCGGCGGCCACGTCGCGCCCGTCGTACGTGCTGAGCTGGAGCTCGGCCGAGTCCGCGACGACGTGCCGGTTGGTGATGAGCGTGTGCTCGTCGAGCGCGAAGCCCGACCCCGTCGACAGGCCGCCACAGCCGATGTTGCGGATCCGGACCGCCATGCGCTGCGCGGCGTCGAAGCCGTCGGGGGAGAGCTGCGAGCCCTCCGCCGCCGCGGTCGGCACCGGTGCCGCGCTCGGCACCACGCTGGACGGCACGGGCGCCGGCGGGTCGGGCAGGTACGCGCACCCTGCGAGGAGCGCGACGAGCGCGACGAGCGCGAGCGCGCCGACCCGGGTGGTCCTCATCGGGACAGCTCGTCCTGCAGCGCCGCGTTGGCGTCGCTCGCGGCGCCGCACACCCGCTCGACGTCGGCGCGGAAGCGTGCGAGGTCGGCCGCGTCGTAGTCGGCCACGTCCTGGAGGTACCCGATGAGGCGCTCCTGCCCGTCCACGCAGTTGGCCAGCGCGGTCGCGACCTGGCCGGCCGCCTGGGAGACGCGCTGCTGGTAGTCGGCGAGCTGTTGCTGCGCGGCCGTCGAGTCCCCGAGCTGCGCCTTCTCGTCGGCGAGCTCGGTGATGCGCGTCTGCGCGGTGGCGAGCTGGGCGCGGGTCGCCCCGAGCTCGCCCGTCGTCGCCTCGAGCTCGGCCTGCACCTGCGCGAGCTGCTCGCCGTGCGTCCGCGCCAGCTCCTCCCAGCCGGCGGCGGACCGCTGCCACGCGCTCGTCGTCGTCCACAGCCGCCAGCCGAGCACGCCGGCCGTCGCGAGCACGACGACCAGGACGAGCGCGAGCACCGTCGTCGCGCGCCCCCGGCGCCGCGGTGCGGGCTCGACGTACGGCCACG encodes the following:
- a CDS encoding SseB family protein, which codes for MTGRELPPSSPFAGDDGSADPDLAGVLARYGQGAATLADVVVAIAPTRVLVPVLAELEAADVVEHDGHAHTVDKEASAGIVALRTPDGRTALPVFTGVETMTRWRADARPVPTAVPRAALSAVAEGWEVLVVDAAGPTTVVLPRTAVYALAQGLAWRPAVQDGHVADDVRAAVRAAVADVRLVAHADAVPGARAEVAVELGLLPGLDRPTLDRVLRQVNEALAHDPVVAARVDSLELRVRPA
- a CDS encoding S1C family serine protease; protein product: MRTTRVGALALVALVALLAGCAYLPDPPAPVPSSVVPSAAPVPTAAAEGSQLSPDGFDAAQRMAVRIRNIGCGGLSTGSGFALDEHTLITNRHVVADSAELQLSTYDGRDVAAEAASTAALADLAVVRTVDALPAAPLLADADPQVGDPVTVVGYPLGRQLTITDGRVYAAVTDPLNANLGEVLITDAAVEPGSSGSAALDAEGRVIGVVYAKNVDGMSYLVPVSTLRAMLGDDQAFAPAPTCG
- a CDS encoding spore germination protein GerW family protein, yielding MTERSFDPAGLTRVAQDTFTVRRVFGEAYERDGQLVVPVARVTGLTGAGAGSGGGDVTPGADHGTEQREGGPGGRAAHGTGDGGGGGFAAHVTPVGVFVVDDDGAHWRPAVDVNRVVLGWQVVATLVGCVGALAWAVRRR